A genomic segment from Glycine soja cultivar W05 chromosome 20, ASM419377v2, whole genome shotgun sequence encodes:
- the LOC114402585 gene encoding glycine-rich cell wall structural protein-like — MLRRYKRVALLLLLCANVFVANVVARNVATVGNDEEKNVGFGKGGGFGVGIGGGGGAGGGFGGGGGFGGGGGAGGGFGGGGGAGGGFGGGGGAGGGFGGGAGGGHGIGGGAGGGFGKGGGLGGGIGKGGGGGFGKGGGVGGGGGFGKGGGAGGGIGKGGGVGGGAGGGFGKGGGIGGGAGGGFGKGGGIGKGGGGGFGGGIGKGGGVGGGAGGGIGKGGGGGFGGGVGGGAGGGFGKGGGIGKGGGGGFGGGVGGGIGKGGGLGGGGGFGKGGGVGGGIGKGGGIGGGIGKGGGFGGGVGGGSGGGIGGGIGKGGGIGGGIGKGGGFGGGVGGGSGGGIGGGIGKGGGIGGGIGKGGGFGGGVGGGSGGGIGGGIGKGGGIGGGIGKGGGFGGGVGGGIGKGGGFGGGVGGGFGGGGGGGGGGGGGGAGGGFGGGAGGGFGAGGGFGGGGGGGGIGHH, encoded by the coding sequence ATGTTGCGGAGGTACAAGAGAGtagctttgttgttgttgctttgtGCCAATGTCTTTGTGGCCAATGTGGTTGCAAGGAATGTGGCAACTGTgggaaatgatgaagaaaagaaTGTAGGGTTTGGGAAGGGAGGTGGGTTCGGTGTTGGAATTGGTGGGGGGGGAGGAGCCGGAGGTGGCTTCGGAGGTGGAGGGGGGTTTGGGGGAGGAGGAGGAGCCGGAGGCGGGTTCGGAGGTGGAGGTGGTGCTGGAGGAGGGTTTGGCGGTGGAGGTGGTGCCGGTGGAGGGTTTGGTGGTGGAGCTGGGGGAGGACATGGGATTGGAGGTGGTGCCGGTGGCGGGTTTGGTAAAGGAGGAGGGCTTGGTGGTGGGATAGGTAAAGGTGGTGGGGGTGGTTTTGGGAAAGGTGGAGGAgtaggaggtggtggtggttttGGAAAAGGAGGAGGTGCTGGTGGAGGTATTGGAAAAGGTGGTGGTGTTGGAGGAGGTGCTGGTGGTGGTTTTGGAAAGGGTGGTGGCATTGGAGGAGGTGCTGGTGGTGGTTTTGGAAAGGGTGGTGGAATAGGTAAAGGTGGTGGTGGAGGCTTTGGTGGTGGCATTGGAAAGGGTGGTGGCGTTGGAGGAGGTGCTGGTGGTGGTATAGGTAAGGGTGGAGGTGGAGGCTTTGGTGGTGGCGTTGGAGGAGGTGCTGGTGGTGGTTTTGGAAAAGGTGGTGGTATAGGTAAGGGTGGAGGTGGAGGCTTTGGTGGTGGTGTTGGAGGTGGAATTGGCAAAGGTGGAGGTttaggtggtggtggtggcttTGGAAAGGGTGGTGGTGTTGGTGGAGGAATTGGAAAAGGAGGTGGCATTGGAGGAGGAATAGGCAAAGGTGGAGGTTTTGGTGGGGGTGTTGGAGGAGGTTCCGGTGGTGGCATTGGAGGTGGAATTGGAAAAGGAGGTGGCATTGGAGGTGGAATAGGCAAAGGTGGAGGTTTTGGTGGGGGTGTTGGAGGAGGTTCCGGTGGTGGCATTGGGGGTGGAATTGGAAAAGGAGGTGGCATTGGAGGTGGAATAGGCAAAGGTGGAGGTTTTGGTGGGGGTGTTGGAGGAGGTTCCGGTGGTGGCATTGGAGGTGGAATTGGAAAAGGTGGTGGCATTGGAGGAGGAATAGGTAAAGGTGGAGGTTTTGGTGGTGGTGTTGGTGGAGGAATAGGCAAAGGTGGAGGTTTTGGGGGTGGTGTTGGTGGCGGATTTGGtggaggtggaggtggtggcggaggtggtggaggaggaggtgcGGGTGGCGGATTTGGCGGAGGAGCAGGAGGAGGGTTTGGTGCAGGAGGTGGATTTGGcggaggaggtggtggtggtggaattGGACACCACTAG